ACCTCCAGGGAGGAGGAGGGGAGGTGCCGCCTTAACCCGGACCCAGGGAGGAGGGAGGGTCGGGTATTCAAATTCCTTACTTACCCCAGGCCGCCTCGGCGGCGATGCGGGTGATCATGCTGCGGTGAATGCCCAGATCGTTCAGCTCACGGCTGGACAGGCAGGACAGCTCTTTCACGGTCTGGCGATAGACAACACGGCGGGCGCGGGCCTCTTGCAGGCGCGCAATCATACCCATGAAGCCGGTGCCGGCTTTGCGGCCTTCGGTGATGCTGTGGGTCAGAGTGTTCGTTGCAGCCATTGCTCTTATCGCTTCATATAACTTGTTTCATGTTGACGGCGTCGCATTTCGTTCGCGCCGTTGAGGAGAAGATGGCCCAATTGCTGCGCTTGCACAACGATCAATACCTCAATGCTGCTATGCAGAAAGCGCAATGCATCCACCCCGGGGCACGAGAAAATCACGCATTCGTTATTGCTTACGGGCAACACATCCAAATTACGCGACCGGCAACCTGCCGAATTGGTCAGTTCCGGCAGGTTGGTTAAGCGAGGAGGCTGTGTGAAAACTCCCTTGCTGATCTGAATGATGGTATGATTTCTGCATTCGGTGCGGAGGCATTTTATGGGTCAGTTTATTGAGGGCATTGATCGACATCAGGCGATGTTGCTACCTGAATGCCTTAACGACTACGTGGGTGAAGACAGCGCAGTTCGAGCGATTGATGCGTTCGTTGAGATGCTTGATCTTGCCGTGCTGGGCTTCAGCGCGTCGCCCGCTGCGACGGGTCGACCCGGCTATCATCCGGGGCTGATGCTGCGAATTTACCTGTACGGCTATCTCAATCAGGTCCAGTCATCGCGGCGATTGGAGCGTGAGTGCGGGCGCAACTTGGAGCTCATTTGGCTGACGGGCCGTTTGAAGCCGGACTTCAAGACAATTGCGGACTTCCGCAGGGATAACGGCCCCGCGATCCGCAAGGTCTGTCAGCAGTTCGTCGCGCTATGTCGCGACATCAACCTGCTGGATGGGACCCTCGTTGCTATCGATGGCAGCCGGTTCAAGGCGGTGAATGCGAAGGCCAAGAACTACACGCGTGGCAAGCTGCGTCAGAAGCTGGGCGAGATTGACAAGGCGATTGAACGATATCTGGGTGAGTTGGATCGCGCCGACGAGGTGTTTGAGCAGACCGGAACGGTATTGCCCGAAGCGCGCATGGAACGCACCCTGCGAAAGCTGGAACATCTGCAAAAGGAAGCCTGTCGCTACAGATCGATCGAGAGACGCATGGATGAAACGGGCGAGGCACAGGTGTCGCTGAGTGATCCCGATGCGCGCTCCATGGCGACAACGTCCCGCATGCCGCGCGTCGTGGGATACAACGTCCAAACGGCGGTGGAGGCAGATAACCACCTTATCGTCGCCCATGAAGTCACCATGCAGGGTTATGACAGGGATGCTTTGTCGATGATGGCGGTGGCCGCCCGCGATGCGATGGCCACAGATCAGATCGAGGTCATCGCGGACAAGGGGTACTACAAGAGTGAAGAAATCCTGGCCTGCGAAGAGGCCGGTATCGCGGTCGTTGTCCCCAAACCTCAAACATCGAATGCTGGTGCGCGCGGGCAGTTCGACAAAGCCGATTTTGCCTACGACGCTGCGGCTGACGCTTACATCTGCCCGGCAGGCCAACAACTGATCTATCGGTTCACGGGTCAGCAAGACGGCAAAGCGATCCGGACCTACTGGTCCAGCCACTGCGAGGGTTGCGTGCTCAAATACAAATGCACGAACAGCAAAGAACGTCGCATCCGTAGGTGGGAACATGAAGATGTTCTGGAACGTGTTCAACAGCGCCTGGACAAGGATCCCACCCAACTGGCTGTGCGCAGCATGACGGTCGAACACCCCTACGGCACGATCAAGTCATGGATGGGTGCGACGCACTTCAAGATGAGGCGGCTGAAAAACGTCGCCACCGAGATGGCCCTGCACGTTCTTGCCTACAATATGACCCGCGTCATGAAGATCATCGGCATCCCAGCCCTGATTGCCGCGATGAGGGCCTAATCCGCGATGCTTTGGCAAAAACGGCTTCTTGAAAAGGGAAACTGACCCAGAGCGCCGCAGAGGCGGAATCCTGGCCGAACCTGAAGTTTCCAATTGAACCGATTGGCAAATCACGCTCCAAGACCCAAACTCGGGGAAAGCTGGGCAACACCAGCCAGTTTCCACACAGCCTCCGAGCAATGCAGCCATTAAGCGAAATCTACTGAGCTTAATGAAGTGACGTGGCGTCACGAAAGTTCTTTCTTGAACTGGCGCATATTCGTTCCACGGGGTATATGCGCATGGCCGCAGCGCGAAAAAACCTTGCCGCTATGCCCGGATTCTCTTCCCGCGTCGCTATGGGATGGCTGGGAAAAGATGGGAACGGCAACGATAAAGCCGAATCAAAGGCTGTTGAACGCGCTTGAAGGCCAGGATTTCTGCTGATTCAAAGACGGGTTTCCGTCTTTCTGCGAGTGTCGGGCAAAAATTTTGGGATTTGCCGGGCCATCGCGGGGAAATCTCAGGCATACAATATGTAGTTATCCGTTCTCTCCATTCCACCACAGATATACGAACGTCACGTTTTGTTCCGCGTTTATGTATAAGTTTTCTGTGCAGCCATCATGGGTTACAGGTCCCGGAACCGCAGTTTTCCATTGCTTCCCGTGAATTCCCATGTCATCACTTAACTACGGAAACGGGCTCAAGGGGCGAACAAGACCCCACAGGCGAAGGCAAACTTCATACAGGCACCCCGCTTCCGACAAAGACGGTCCCGAACGCGTGAGCAGCACCTTCCCCAGGGTGACGCGAGGGACCGGCCCGCCAACGAGCGGGGCCCAGAGATGGGAACGAGGGCGGCGGATCGGGCAGTGGCAGCGGCCCGGTCCGCCTTTCTTTTCCGGGTGAGCCGGAAAAGTCGCAGGATCGAAGGAGAGGCTTGCCGGTGGCGCGCAAGTTCAGAGGCTCGGAAGACGTCAAGGTGGACGGGAAGGGTCGGATGTCGATCCCGGCCCGGTTCCGGCGTATTTTCGAAGCTGGCGATCCTGACTGGAAACCCTCTGAACGGACCCGCATGATCGTGGTCTACGGCCCGAAGGACTGGCAGAAGCTGGAATTCTATACCGTCGAGGCAGCAGATCGCATCGACGAGGAAATCGATCAGTTGCCGCGCGGTTCGAAACAGCGCCTGTGGCTGGAAACCCTGATGAACGGGATGGCGACCGAGGCCGAGATCGACACCGATGGCCGTCTGGTCCTGCCGCAGAAACTGCGCGACAAGATCGGGCTGGAAGATGCGGCGTTCTTCACCTCCAAGGGTGATTTCGTCGAGGTCTGGAACCCGGATGCCTATTCGGAGGCCAGCGAGTCGCTTCAGGACTACATGTCGCAATTCCCGCCGGATTTCGATCCACGCAGCTTCCTGTCTGCCGCATCGGCGGCGGAACCGCACGAGGGCTAGGTCGTGGCCCCGCTGGAGAATACTGACAAAGCGCCTCACATCCCGGTGCTGATCGATCCGATTATCCGCGCCGCAACGCCGGTTTCGGGTGTCTGGGTGGATGGCACCTTCGGCGCTGGCGGCTATACGCGCCGGCTTCTGGATGCCGGGGCGGATCGGGTGATTGCGATCGACCGCGACCCGCAGGTGTTCGAAATGGCCGCTGGCTGGGCCGGGGAATATGGCGACCGGCTGCGGATGGTTGCGGGCACCTTCTCCGATCTCGACCTGCTTGCCGGTGAGCCGGTTGATGGGGTCGTGCTGGATCTCGGCGTCAGCTCCATGCAGCTCGATCAGGCGGAGCGGGGCTTTTCCTTCATGCAGGACGGGCCGCTGGATATGCGCATGAGCGATCATGGGCCGTCGGCGGCGGATCTGCTGAACGCGGCGGATGAGGCGCAGATTGCGGATGTGCTGTATCATTACGGCGAGGAACGTGCCTCGCGCCGGATTGCACGGGCGATTATCGCCGCGCGGCCGCTGACGACGACGGGGCAGCTTGCCGATGTCATCGTCAACCAGCTTCCCCGCCCGAGACCGGGGCAGAGCCATCCGGCGACGCGCAGCTTTCAGGCCATCCGCATCTGGGTGAATGACGAATTCGGTCAGCTTGCCGAGGGGCTGGCGGCGGCGGAGCGGGCGCTGAAGCCGGGCGGGACGCTGGCCGTGGTCAGCTTTCATTCGCTTGAGGATCGTGTGGTCAAGCGGTTCCTGCAATCGCGCGCGGCGACCTCCGGCGGCGGATCGCGTCATGCGCCTGCGACCAGCGTCGATGCGCCGACCTTCACCCAGCCGACACGGCGCGCCATCGGGGCCGATAACGCCGAACTTGCCGTGAACCCGCGTGCGCGCAGCGCCTTCCTGCGACTTGGGGTCCGCACCGATGCCCCGGCCCGCGATCTCGACACCCGCGTGATTGCACTGCCGCGCCTGCCGCAGAAGGGGGGGCGGGGATGAGACCTGTGCTTTACCTTCTTGTCGCGATGATCGTCATGTCGCTGGCCTTCTGGGCGTATCGCGAGAATTACCGCACCCAGGACGCGCTGAACGAGATGGAGGCGGTCCAGCAGGAGATCGCCAGCCTGCGCGAGGAATTGCTGGTGCTGAGCGCGGAGTGGAATTACCTCAACCGCCCCGAACGGCTGCGCGAGCTGTTGCAGCTTAATGCCGACCGGCTGGGGTTGGCGCCGATCACCTCTGACCAGTTCGTGGGCAGTTCCAAGATCGATTATCCGCCGCCGCCGATCAAAGGCCCGCCCCGCCGTCCCGAGAATTTCGTACCGCCCGAAGAGGGCGCGATCACCGATGCCGACCACCCGCCGTCGCAAGAGGAGTCTCCGTGATGATCCGCAAACCGCTGCGCCCGCTCGCCCGGATTCTGCGTGCCCGTGAAACCGGGCAGGACCCTGACGAGATCGAGGCAGAGAACCGCGCCCGCAGGCAGGCCGAAATTCAGGATAAGGCGCGCAAGCGGGCCGAGGGGCGGCTGGTGTTCATGGCGCTCGGCTTTCTGGTGGCGTTCGGCACGGTCGGGCTGCGGATGGGCGCTCTGGCGTCGTCGAACCCGGAGGAGCCGCGTGTGCAGGCCAGCGGGGCGCAGATCCTCAGCCAGCGGGCGGATATCACGGACCGGCGCGGGCGGGTGCTGGCGACGAATATGCTGACCCATAGTCTTTATGCGCAGCCGCAGCAGATGGCCGACAAGGCCGCTGCCGCTGCCGGTCTGGCGCGGATTTTCACGGATATGGACGAGGCGGAGTTGCTGCGCGACTTCACCAATCCGAACCGCAAATTCATGTGGCTGAAGAAGAAGATCAGCCCCGAGCAGATGCAGGCGGTCCATGACATCGGCGAGCCGGGGCTGCTGTTCGGCCCGCGTGAGATGCGGCTTTATCCGAATGGCCGGATCGCGAGCCACATCCTTGGCGGGGCGACCTTCGGGGCCGAGGGCGTGAACAGTGCCGAGGTGATCGGTACGGCGGGGGTCGAAAAAGCGTTTGACGGCTGGCTGCGCAATCCCGCGAATGAGGGCGCGCCGCTGACGCTGTCGATCGACCTGACCGCGCAATCGGCGATGGAGGAGGTGCTGTCCTCCGGCATGCGGCGCATGAACGCCAAGGGCGCTGCGGGCATCCTGATGGAGGTCAAGACCGGCGAGGTTCTGGCGATGGCGAGCCTGCCTGATTTCGACCCCAATGACCGCCCGCGTCCGGCGCTGAAGGGCGACCCGTCCGACAGCCCGCTGTTCAACCGCGCGGTGCAGGGACAGTATGAGCTTGGCTCCACCTTCAAGATTTTCCCGGTGGCGCAGGCGATGGACCTGCGGCTGGTGAACCCGAACACGCATATCAACTCGCGCAGCCCGATGAAGATCGGGAAATACAATATCAGCGACTATCACAATTACGGCCCCAGCCTGTCGGTGACGGATATCATCGTGAAATCCTCGAACGTGGGCACGGTGCGGATCGCGCAGATGATCGGGGTGGAGCGGCAGAAGGCGTTTCTGGAAAAGCTGGGCTTTTTCGAGCCGACCGCGCTGGAGATGGTCGAGGCGCCGACCGGCAAGCCGATTGTCCCGGCCCGCTGGCCCGCAGTGACCTCGGCCACGGTCAGCTTCGGTCACGGTCTGGCGGCAAGCCCGCTGCATCTGGCGGCGGCTTATGCGACGCTGGCGAATGAGGGGCGCAAGGTCACGCCGACGCTGGTCCATGACAAGCCGCGCCCGCCGGGCCCGGAAGTCGTCTCGCCGCAGGCTGCGAAACTGTCCATCGGGCTTCTGCGTCAGGTGGTGGAGCGTGGGACGGCGAAAAAGGGCAATGTCGAAGGATATGAGGTCGCGGGCAAGACCGGCACGGCGGACAAGCCGCGTCCGGGTGGTGGCTATTACGAAAACCGCGTGGTGGCCAATTTCGCGGCGATCTTCCCCTACGAAAACCCGCAATATGTGCTGGTCGTGATCCTCGATGAGCCGACGGCCGAATTGGGCGGCGGCGAAAGCCGGGTGGCCGGTGCGACGGCGGTGCCGGTCGCGGCAGAGGTGATCGGGCGGCTCGCCCCGATCCTGGGTCTGCGCCCTGTCGATAGCGATAAGCTTCCCGACATTGAAGCGCCGACCAAAACTGGGCTAAAGGTCGCCGCGAAAGAGTGACGGAGACATTATGAGCGACGGCGTCAAGCGACTTTCCCGGCTGGGGCTGAATGCCATTGGCGGGCGTGACCCTGAAATTACAGGGATTTCGGTCGACAGCCGCACCGTCAAGCCCGGGCATCTTTTCGCGGCACTTCCGGGCTCGACGATCCACGGCGGCGAATTTATCCAATATGCTTTGCGCATGGATGCAGGCGCGGTGCTGACCGATGCAGCCGGCGCGGCGCTTGCGGCGGAGGAATTGCGGGGCTGGGACGGGGCGCTTGTGGTGTCGGAGGACCCGCGGGCGGCGCTGGCCGGGGCGGCGGCGCTCTGGTTCGGGGGACAGCCTGAAACCACGGTCGCCGTGACCGGGACATCCGGCAAGACTTCGGTTGCCAATTTCACCCGCCAGATCTGGCAGGCGCTCGGTCATCGCGCGGTCAGCCTCGGCACGATGGGCGTGCAGGGCGATTACGAGGCGAAGCTGGCCCATACCACGCCGGAGCCGGTGACGCTGCACCGGGTTCTGGCCGAGGCTGCGGCGGCGGGCATCACCCATTGCGCGATGGAGGCGTCGTCCCACGGCCTTGACCAGCGGCGGCTGGACGGGGTGCGTCTGAAGGCGGCTGCCTTCACCAATTTCAGTCAGGATCATCTGGATTATCACGCCGGGTTTGATGAATATTTCGCCGCCAAGGCCTTGCTGTTCAATCGCGTTCTTGAGGCAGGCGACACGGCGGTCGTCAACACCGACAGCGAGCGCGGGCTGCAAATGGCCGGGATCGCTGAGGATCGGGGCATGTCGCTGTTGCGGATCGGGTCGGGCAAGGAATGCGATTTCCAGATCCTCGCGCAGCGTTTCGATGCCACGGGGCAGGAATTGCGCTTTGCGTGGCAGGGTCAGCCCCATCTGACCCGGCTGAACCTGATCGGCGGGTTTCAGGCGGAAAACGTGCTGGCGGCGGCAGGTCTTGCGATTGGGGCGGGCGACGATCCGGGTGCGGTTATCGCGACGCTTGCGGGGCTGGAGACCGTGCGTGGCCGGATGCAGCTTGTTGCGCAGCGCGAGAACGGCGCGGCGGTTTTCGTCGACTACGCCCATAAGCCCGGTGCGGTAATCGCGGCGCTGCAATCCCTGCGACCGCATGTCATGGGCCGTATCGTCGTGGTGCTGGGCGCAGGCGGCGACCGGGATCGCGGCAAGCGCCCGCTGATGGGGCAGGCCGCGCGCGAGCATGCGGATGTGGTGATTATCACCGACGACAATCCGCGCAGCGAAGATCCCGCCAGCATCCGCGCCGAGGTCATGGCGGGTGCCGGTCCGGAGGCCACCGAGGTTGGCGACCGGGCAGAGGCGATCCTGCGCGGCGTCGATGCGCTTCAGCCGGGCGATGCGCTGCTGATCGCCGGGAAGGGCCATGAAACCGGGCAGACCGTCGGCAGCGACGTGTTTCCCTTCGATGATGCCGAGCAGGCATCGGTTGCGGTTGCGGCCCTGGACGGGAAGATCTGATGGCGCTCTGGTCCTCTGACGACGCAGCGCTTGCGACCGGCGGGCGGGTCACGTGCGACTGGCAGGCAAATGGAGTCAGCATCGACACCCGCTCCATTCAGCCGGGTGATCTGTTCGTCGCGCTGACAGATGTCCGGGACGGGCATGATTTCGTAGCGCAGGCCTTGCAGAAAGGTGCGGCGGCAGCCTTGGTCAGCCGGGTGCCGGACGGGGTTGCGGATGACGCGCCGCTAATGATCGTGGACGAGGTGCTGCCCGCGCTTGAGGCGCTCGGGCGTGCGGCGCGGGCGCGGATGACGGGCAAGGTGATCGGCGTCACCGGATCGGTCGGCAAGACATCGACCAAGGAAATGCTGCGCGCGGCTCTGGCAGGTCAGGGCAAGGTTCACGCGGCTGAGGCCTCCTATAACAATCACTGGGGTGTGCCGCTGACGCTGGCGCGGATGCCTGCGGACAGCGATTTCGCGATCATCGAGATCGGGATGAGCAATCCCGGCGAGATCGAGCCGCTGGCGCGCATGGCCCGTCCCCATGCGGCGCTGATCACCACGATTGCGGCGGCGCATATCGGGGCGTTCGGGGATCTCGACGGGATCGCGCGCGAGAAAGCGGCGATTTTCCGCGGTCTCGTCCCGGCGGGTGCGGCGATTATCCCGACCGGGCTGTCGACCACGCCCATCCTGCGGCAAGCGGCGGATGACGCAGGTGCGCCGATCCTCAGCTTCGGGGATGAGGGCGAAACCCGTCTGATCGCGGCTGAACCGGAGGGGGAGACGCTGCGGCTTCGCGCGACGCTGTCGGGAAAGCCGATCAACTTCACCCTGCAATCGGTCGGTCCGCATTTCGCGGCGAATGCCATAGGCGTGCTGGCCACGATCAGTGCCATCGGTGCCGATGTGATCGAGGCGGCGAAGGCTCTAGGTGACTGGATACCGCCGAAGGGGCGGGGCCGGGTTGAGGAGCTGGGCGAGATCCGGCTGATAGACGATGCGTTCAATGCCAATCCCAGTTCCATGCGGGCGGGGCTGGGCACGCTCGCGCGGCTTCCCGGCACGCGGCGGGTGGCCATTCTGGGCGATATGCTGGAACTCGGCCCCGATGAGGCCGCGCAGCACCGGGCGCTTGCGGCGGAAAACCTGCTCGCCTCCGTCGATCTCGTCCATGCGGCAGGACCGTTGATGCGTCACATGTTCGACGCCTTGCCCGGGGATAAACAGGGTATCTGGGCGGAAACCGCCGATGATCTGGCGGCGCGGCTGGACGAACTGGTCCGACCCGGTGATACCGTCATGATCAAGGGCTCGAAAGGCTC
The genomic region above belongs to Paracoccus sp. SCSIO 75233 and contains:
- a CDS encoding DUF1127 domain-containing protein: MGMIARLQEARARRVVYRQTVKELSCLSSRELNDLGIHRSMITRIAAEAAWGK
- a CDS encoding IS1182 family transposase, whose translation is MGQFIEGIDRHQAMLLPECLNDYVGEDSAVRAIDAFVEMLDLAVLGFSASPAATGRPGYHPGLMLRIYLYGYLNQVQSSRRLERECGRNLELIWLTGRLKPDFKTIADFRRDNGPAIRKVCQQFVALCRDINLLDGTLVAIDGSRFKAVNAKAKNYTRGKLRQKLGEIDKAIERYLGELDRADEVFEQTGTVLPEARMERTLRKLEHLQKEACRYRSIERRMDETGEAQVSLSDPDARSMATTSRMPRVVGYNVQTAVEADNHLIVAHEVTMQGYDRDALSMMAVAARDAMATDQIEVIADKGYYKSEEILACEEAGIAVVVPKPQTSNAGARGQFDKADFAYDAAADAYICPAGQQLIYRFTGQQDGKAIRTYWSSHCEGCVLKYKCTNSKERRIRRWEHEDVLERVQQRLDKDPTQLAVRSMTVEHPYGTIKSWMGATHFKMRRLKNVATEMALHVLAYNMTRVMKIIGIPALIAAMRA
- the mraZ gene encoding division/cell wall cluster transcriptional repressor MraZ, with product MARKFRGSEDVKVDGKGRMSIPARFRRIFEAGDPDWKPSERTRMIVVYGPKDWQKLEFYTVEAADRIDEEIDQLPRGSKQRLWLETLMNGMATEAEIDTDGRLVLPQKLRDKIGLEDAAFFTSKGDFVEVWNPDAYSEASESLQDYMSQFPPDFDPRSFLSAASAAEPHEG
- the rsmH gene encoding 16S rRNA (cytosine(1402)-N(4))-methyltransferase RsmH translates to MAPLENTDKAPHIPVLIDPIIRAATPVSGVWVDGTFGAGGYTRRLLDAGADRVIAIDRDPQVFEMAAGWAGEYGDRLRMVAGTFSDLDLLAGEPVDGVVLDLGVSSMQLDQAERGFSFMQDGPLDMRMSDHGPSAADLLNAADEAQIADVLYHYGEERASRRIARAIIAARPLTTTGQLADVIVNQLPRPRPGQSHPATRSFQAIRIWVNDEFGQLAEGLAAAERALKPGGTLAVVSFHSLEDRVVKRFLQSRAATSGGGSRHAPATSVDAPTFTQPTRRAIGADNAELAVNPRARSAFLRLGVRTDAPARDLDTRVIALPRLPQKGGRG
- a CDS encoding cell division protein FtsL produces the protein MRPVLYLLVAMIVMSLAFWAYRENYRTQDALNEMEAVQQEIASLREELLVLSAEWNYLNRPERLRELLQLNADRLGLAPITSDQFVGSSKIDYPPPPIKGPPRRPENFVPPEEGAITDADHPPSQEESP
- a CDS encoding penicillin-binding protein 2, giving the protein MIRKPLRPLARILRARETGQDPDEIEAENRARRQAEIQDKARKRAEGRLVFMALGFLVAFGTVGLRMGALASSNPEEPRVQASGAQILSQRADITDRRGRVLATNMLTHSLYAQPQQMADKAAAAAGLARIFTDMDEAELLRDFTNPNRKFMWLKKKISPEQMQAVHDIGEPGLLFGPREMRLYPNGRIASHILGGATFGAEGVNSAEVIGTAGVEKAFDGWLRNPANEGAPLTLSIDLTAQSAMEEVLSSGMRRMNAKGAAGILMEVKTGEVLAMASLPDFDPNDRPRPALKGDPSDSPLFNRAVQGQYELGSTFKIFPVAQAMDLRLVNPNTHINSRSPMKIGKYNISDYHNYGPSLSVTDIIVKSSNVGTVRIAQMIGVERQKAFLEKLGFFEPTALEMVEAPTGKPIVPARWPAVTSATVSFGHGLAASPLHLAAAYATLANEGRKVTPTLVHDKPRPPGPEVVSPQAAKLSIGLLRQVVERGTAKKGNVEGYEVAGKTGTADKPRPGGGYYENRVVANFAAIFPYENPQYVLVVILDEPTAELGGGESRVAGATAVPVAAEVIGRLAPILGLRPVDSDKLPDIEAPTKTGLKVAAKE
- a CDS encoding UDP-N-acetylmuramoyl-L-alanyl-D-glutamate--2,6-diaminopimelate ligase, whose product is MSDGVKRLSRLGLNAIGGRDPEITGISVDSRTVKPGHLFAALPGSTIHGGEFIQYALRMDAGAVLTDAAGAALAAEELRGWDGALVVSEDPRAALAGAAALWFGGQPETTVAVTGTSGKTSVANFTRQIWQALGHRAVSLGTMGVQGDYEAKLAHTTPEPVTLHRVLAEAAAAGITHCAMEASSHGLDQRRLDGVRLKAAAFTNFSQDHLDYHAGFDEYFAAKALLFNRVLEAGDTAVVNTDSERGLQMAGIAEDRGMSLLRIGSGKECDFQILAQRFDATGQELRFAWQGQPHLTRLNLIGGFQAENVLAAAGLAIGAGDDPGAVIATLAGLETVRGRMQLVAQRENGAAVFVDYAHKPGAVIAALQSLRPHVMGRIVVVLGAGGDRDRGKRPLMGQAAREHADVVIITDDNPRSEDPASIRAEVMAGAGPEATEVGDRAEAILRGVDALQPGDALLIAGKGHETGQTVGSDVFPFDDAEQASVAVAALDGKI
- the murF gene encoding UDP-N-acetylmuramoyl-tripeptide--D-alanyl-D-alanine ligase, with protein sequence MALWSSDDAALATGGRVTCDWQANGVSIDTRSIQPGDLFVALTDVRDGHDFVAQALQKGAAAALVSRVPDGVADDAPLMIVDEVLPALEALGRAARARMTGKVIGVTGSVGKTSTKEMLRAALAGQGKVHAAEASYNNHWGVPLTLARMPADSDFAIIEIGMSNPGEIEPLARMARPHAALITTIAAAHIGAFGDLDGIAREKAAIFRGLVPAGAAIIPTGLSTTPILRQAADDAGAPILSFGDEGETRLIAAEPEGETLRLRATLSGKPINFTLQSVGPHFAANAIGVLATISAIGADVIEAAKALGDWIPPKGRGRVEELGEIRLIDDAFNANPSSMRAGLGTLARLPGTRRVAILGDMLELGPDEAAQHRALAAENLLASVDLVHAAGPLMRHMFDALPGDKQGIWAETADDLAARLDELVRPGDTVMIKGSKGSYISRVVDAMRKAADKAKATGK